In Lathyrus oleraceus cultivar Zhongwan6 chromosome 2, CAAS_Psat_ZW6_1.0, whole genome shotgun sequence, the DNA window TTATTTAAGGAAGGGCTGGATCAGAGCAGACGATTTTGTCTGCGAGGATCATGTGCCAAAAAGCAGCTAGAATCTGTGGCGGCAAGGTCGGTGGTGACTATATGATTACGAAAATCTGATACTAGAATGACTCACATCAGTGTATAGAAGGCAAACTAGAGTTGGAACATggtttataaaaaaaattctcatCGAAAAACAATAGGTCAATCGGATAAAGCACGATGATGTGTTGCCTCTCAATAGACTCTAAATACCATGTTGAAATATGAAAGAGTGAGAGATATTTGAATAAATTGTGTGTTTGAATATCACCACGAAAATGGTATTATATATGCTACGGTATATTCTATTCTATTCTAGATAATCTAGATAAGTCTGACGAATATTCTATATATAAACATTAACACCATAGATATCCATTTGAGATCTATAAAATACGTTGGAGTTGGTTGGCGACAAAATACGGTGTAGTTTAATGACAATGTTAATATCATATGGATCTCTTAATTCACCACAGTGTAAAATATTAATTCTTTTAGTCTAATTAACAATGAAAAAACTTTAAAACCGATTGCTGAATTTATCATTAATTAGATGAAAATAACTAACATGATACATTTTGAAGAGTTAAAATGAACAATATGTTATTTTTAAGTTAAAAAGTCAAAATAAACCTCAAAATTAACGTACTGAATAAAAGAAATACTAAACCAAAATTATATTGATTAATGTCCCTTTGACATTAAAAAAATTAAacttaaaaaaattaaataaaatatattgtCAAAAAGAATCATGagatgaaattgtgaaattgtGAGATTAAAATTATGAAAACAAAATTGAGTGTAAAATTAAAAACAAAGAGATGAAATCATAAAGGagaaattaaaaaattaaaagcAAAGAGATGAAATCGTAAAAGAAAATTTGAGTATAACATTTAAAATATCATAATTTATAAGTAAAAGAAGCTCTTTCAACCACTAGTTTATATGGTTATATGGCCCAAAACTGAACACAACACACAGTCTCTCCACTCCACCACTCAACGGTTAGATACATACTTCTACCTGCCAAACGCAAACTGAATTCAACATGTCCATGGCTACAACAACCTCGTCTTTTATGTTCCTTAAACTTCCCACCTCGTCACCTTGTCGTACCAGACTTGGATCCTCCAGAAGTTACAAATTCATCAAAGCTCAATCTTCTGATATCCGAAAAGAACATGTTGTCATTGTGGGTGGTGGGATCGCAGGTCTTGCAACTGCCCTATCCCTTCACAGGTTTCAACTCTAGCTCCTCTCCTCAATCTCTCTTCTTTATCCATCATCACAACTTTGATGAATCATGATGCTCTTAACAGGCTTGGTGTTCGGTCTTTGGTGCTAGAACAGTCAGAGTCGCTTCGAACGGGTGGAACTTCACTCACTCTTTTCAAGAATGGGTGGAGTGTGCTTGATTCAATTGGAGTAGCTGATAATCTCAGAACTCAATATTTAGAAATTCAAGGGTACGTTAATTCATTGTTTGATTATTTGATCACTTTTATCACTTGCGTTGTTGCTAAATGCATATTTCAGCTGAGTTTGAGCTGGTTCATAAATTCAGCTGTACAGGATGGTGGTGAAGTCTGAAGATGGAAGAGAATTGCGCTCTTTCAATTTCAAACAAGAGGATGACAGGTATGCAGTAATATTGTATACATAAATATTGAAAATGTGTATGTTATCGCAGCAATGTTGAATACTGAGACGATACCGACACATGTTTGCTTCCGTCGATGTTTTGTTGTGCAGCCAAGAGGTGCGTGCGGTGGAAAGGAGGGTACTTTTAGAAACCTTGGCCTCTCAGCTACCTCCTGATACCATTCAATATTCGTCACGGTTGGTCAAGATTGAAGCAAGTTCAAATGGGGATACCTTATTGGAATTCATAGATGGGTCTAAACTACTTGCACAGGTCAGTCATTGTGACGTATAATGTGTTTGGTGTTGAGATTAAGCTAACTGTGTGATTGGTTATGACTCTGAAGACATTGTGCACAAGAGGATCTTTTACAAACTTAATGGCCAATTCTGAAGTTCTGGTTTTGAAAAATGTTAACAAAATAATTTCATGTTCAAACAGATTGTAATAGGATGTGATGGGATTCGATCGCCTATAGCTAATTGGATGGGATTTTCCGAGCCAAAGTTCGTTGGTCATTGTGCTTTCCGTGGACTTGCCTCGTACTCGGGTGGACAACCTTTGGAATCGCGAGTGAATTACATCTACGGAAAAGGGTTGCGTGCAGGATATGTTCCTGTTTCTCCTACCAAAGTGTATTGGTTCATCTGCTTCAACAGTTCCTCTCCAGGTTCTTACTAGTAACCCCATACATGATTCAAACTACTTAAGTTATTGTTCATATGAAAATAGTTTAAGTTCAATGACAGGTCCTAAAATAACCGATCCAACGGTGCTAAAGAAGCAAGCTAAGGAACTAGTGGAAAACTGGCCTCAGGAGTTAATAAACATAATGGATTCTACGCCGGATGACACCATAATAAGGACTCCGTTGGTGGATCGATGGCTTTGGCCAGCGATAAGTCCACCTGTCTCTGCAGGTAGAGTTGTGCTTGTCGGAGACGCTTGGCATCCAATGACTCCAAATCTAGGGCAAGGAGCTTGTTGTGCACTCGAGGATGCAGTGGTGCTCGCTAAAAAGCTTGCACGTGCCATCAACTCCGACAATACTTCTGTCGAAGAAGCCTTTAAATCATATGGCAGCGAAAGATGGCCGCGCATATTTCCATTAACCATAAGAGCGAACCTTGTTGGTTCTGCTTTGCAGTGGGATAACCCGGTTGTGTGTTCCGTCAGGAACAATATTGTGATACCTAAGCTAGTACGGCTTGGTCCATTACTGGAACACACAAATTTTACTAGTGAGAGTCTATAAAGACTCTGTTGAATCAATGTAAAGAGAAAATAAATACTCTGTTCAATATTCATTACAGCATATAATACAACAAAAATTGAAGAGTGATTATGGATGAGTAAACATATAAGCAAATCTATTGATAGAGAATTTGATAAATATGTAACTAGATTGAATTCCAGAGGGATACTAGAACATGATTTGTTGAAATGAGAAGGTTTGTTAGTTGTTGTGAGGGGAAGAGAAGAACCAGAGGACGATAGCGCAGAGAAGAACGAGAAGAGGGATGAGATGAACTGCGTTCTGGGCTGATCTGATACGAGAGAGTTCCTTCCGTGAAACGTGGGAGAGAGGATCGTATGTTGGTAGGTGGTGATGTTCTGTCTCCATGTTGTCCAAATTCCTTCAAACTTTGTTCGCTGGAtatttctcttttcttttcttttcgCTTGGACTTTTTCTACCTTCCGCCGACGTTACTTGTTAATACGACTACCAGAGGAATATTTTTGTTACAaaatattttataccaaaaaagaaaataatattCTATTGTTTCATTCTATGTACTTTTACCCTTTATAAATAGTTACTACTTGTtaaaactttatttattttttttcattttttaatatgctctattttttttatgtaccacacaaaaatattaaaacatCCCATAATTATGTATTTCAAAATACATTTTAATACACATTCAGTGTAAGTCATTCTGAATGATGTTCTATAAGATGTTTTTTTAGTATCGGAAATGCATTTTTGAAATCTTTTCATATATGCATTTCCATAACGTATAATTAGCCGTAGCAGAAGCAAACAACAAAAACAAGTaattttccaaaataaaattaacattcataaaataaaataaacattaCATAGATGATTTCAACATAAAATACAACATTACACTTCAATATCAATATCCA includes these proteins:
- the LOC127120579 gene encoding monooxygenase 3 isoform X1, with translation MSMATTTSSFMFLKLPTSSPCRTRLGSSRSYKFIKAQSSDIRKEHVVIVGGGIAGLATALSLHRLGVRSLVLEQSESLRTGGTSLTLFKNGWSVLDSIGVADNLRTQYLEIQGMVVKSEDGRELRSFNFKQEDDSQEVRAVERRVLLETLASQLPPDTIQYSSRLVKIEASSNGDTLLEFIDGSKLLAQIVIGCDGIRSPIANWMGFSEPKFVGHCAFRGLASYSGGQPLESRVNYIYGKGLRAGYVPVSPTKVYWFICFNSSSPGPKITDPTVLKKQAKELVENWPQELINIMDSTPDDTIIRTPLVDRWLWPAISPPVSAGRVVLVGDAWHPMTPNLGQGACCALEDAVVLAKKLARAINSDNTSVEEAFKSYGSERWPRIFPLTIRANLVGSALQWDNPVVCSVRNNIVIPKLVRLGPLLEHTNFTSESL
- the LOC127120579 gene encoding monooxygenase 2 isoform X2 — encoded protein: MVVKSEDGRELRSFNFKQEDDSQEVRAVERRVLLETLASQLPPDTIQYSSRLVKIEASSNGDTLLEFIDGSKLLAQIVIGCDGIRSPIANWMGFSEPKFVGHCAFRGLASYSGGQPLESRVNYIYGKGLRAGYVPVSPTKVYWFICFNSSSPGPKITDPTVLKKQAKELVENWPQELINIMDSTPDDTIIRTPLVDRWLWPAISPPVSAGRVVLVGDAWHPMTPNLGQGACCALEDAVVLAKKLARAINSDNTSVEEAFKSYGSERWPRIFPLTIRANLVGSALQWDNPVVCSVRNNIVIPKLVRLGPLLEHTNFTSESL